The following are from one region of the Carnobacterium gallinarum DSM 4847 genome:
- a CDS encoding MurR/RpiR family transcriptional regulator: MKWSIVKLATIYQIINQHYEKLSEAEQGVIDYILAFSDIQKLKLKDISDELYVSNTTVIRACKKLGYTTFNDLKYAFLKEIETANPTEKKQSDFQEIVGNVKSEMLRTLDMADEKKINQVCELLIGTRRIFCVGVGSSSEVASEFNRKLKLIDFWSNEYSDKFSIERIARIVSKGDILLVFSLNGNDEEVNEVVIKAKNSQAHIISVTTMNPNALSRLSTISLQVYNNPVHRKKLRSRLMLYTVSNLIFEQLLTKIPSVE, encoded by the coding sequence ATGAAATGGAGTATAGTAAAATTGGCTACTATCTATCAAATTATTAATCAACATTATGAAAAGCTTTCTGAAGCTGAACAAGGAGTTATTGATTATATCTTAGCATTTTCAGATATTCAAAAGTTAAAACTAAAGGATATTAGTGATGAGCTATACGTGTCTAATACAACCGTGATTCGGGCATGTAAAAAATTAGGTTACACTACCTTTAATGATTTGAAATATGCCTTTTTGAAGGAAATTGAGACAGCAAATCCAACAGAAAAAAAGCAGTCTGACTTCCAAGAGATTGTTGGAAATGTCAAAAGTGAAATGCTACGAACACTAGATATGGCAGATGAAAAGAAAATCAATCAAGTGTGTGAGTTATTAATTGGCACCAGAAGGATTTTCTGTGTAGGCGTTGGTTCTAGTTCAGAAGTTGCTTCTGAGTTTAACCGCAAATTAAAACTAATTGATTTTTGGTCAAATGAATACTCCGATAAATTTTCAATTGAACGGATTGCTCGAATTGTGAGTAAAGGGGATATTCTTTTAGTCTTTTCACTAAATGGAAATGATGAAGAGGTCAATGAAGTGGTGATTAAAGCAAAAAATAGTCAAGCTCATATTATTTCAGTAACTACGATGAATCCCAATGCTTTAAGCCGACTTAGCACGATTTCTTTACAAGTATACAACAACCCTGTACATCGTAAAAAACTACGTTCAAGACTAATGCTCTATACTGTAAGTAATCTTATTTTTGAACAATTATTAACGAAAATACCTAGTGTTGAGTAA
- a CDS encoding glycerophosphodiester phosphodiesterase family protein, whose amino-acid sequence MIGKKEYSAVNHLLNQQLAEKKVLIAVHRGSAAGNILENTIPSYLAALQMGGDIIEMDVIRSTDGTLFNFHNGMEQKHFKEAFDIREKSAAEILDLRFVNSNLETVDYPVETFEATLKAFKGETLFNIDRTWGFYEDVCDLIDQYDFANQAILKGPLDQECIEFFKNRPVNYMFMPKIETLEELAIIQQIEGMNIVGVELKVTSTESDFYQKENIQKIHEMGLFVWGNAITYNDTKKLFVAIGDNLSIIDTPEKGWGFMMDLGINVLQTDWPAILSNYRQQWVTEQNDEVGP is encoded by the coding sequence TTGATTGGAAAAAAAGAATATTCGGCTGTAAATCACTTATTAAATCAACAATTAGCTGAGAAGAAAGTGTTAATTGCCGTTCACAGAGGGAGCGCAGCTGGGAACATTTTAGAAAATACGATTCCTTCATATCTGGCAGCTCTTCAAATGGGGGGCGATATTATTGAAATGGATGTTATTCGTTCTACAGATGGTACCTTGTTTAACTTTCACAATGGGATGGAGCAAAAACATTTTAAAGAGGCATTTGATATTCGAGAAAAATCGGCAGCAGAAATTTTAGACTTACGTTTTGTAAATAGTAATTTAGAAACTGTGGATTATCCAGTAGAAACATTTGAAGCGACTTTAAAAGCATTTAAGGGAGAGACCTTGTTTAATATTGACCGAACGTGGGGCTTTTATGAGGATGTCTGTGATTTAATTGATCAATATGATTTTGCCAATCAAGCTATTTTAAAGGGTCCATTAGATCAGGAATGTATCGAGTTCTTTAAGAATCGTCCAGTTAACTATATGTTTATGCCAAAAATTGAAACGCTGGAAGAACTAGCAATCATTCAACAAATTGAAGGCATGAATATTGTAGGTGTAGAGCTTAAAGTTACTTCAACAGAAAGTGATTTTTACCAAAAAGAAAACATTCAAAAAATTCATGAAATGGGTCTATTCGTGTGGGGGAATGCAATTACCTATAACGACACAAAAAAACTATTTGTTGCGATTGGAGACAACCTGTCAATTATTGACACACCTGAAAAAGGGTGGGGTTTTATGATGGATTTAGGTATAAATGTGTTACAGACAGATTGGCCTGCAATTTTAAGCAACTATAGGCAACAATGGGTAACAGAGCAAAACGATGAGGTTGGTCCTTAA
- a CDS encoding fibronectin type III domain-containing protein yields the protein MIKKLFIGLLVIGGIMTAPTTALAEDAVDKGNYQQNDAFSYIVSATSGKVITVNDDQSLQESVTETTGNNLQAKALFNVTSYPEVNRVQISLSGTPTNVWVSNGETLNASGTRQATIQSGSWEGFEIEVVNPDSGLSKIKNFAGDYLVRGGDGKLAIGDSSKAELFYIISPKYDDTSVYIQHVASGKFIKADGINGNPLTVDGEKVADKVNDDLRFSTLFGDFNGVNVMNFVSKKFTTLAWKSGGAETVFQNSDIKAGGWESIIVEGNGDGTISFKDSQNNSYITVKDNHLVRGYATPLTDNEKFVIHTVTKPKAVENVVAKEVKDTSVTISWTGIKDSIYTGYQVTAVNPATLAPITSKETKENEQTITGLTAGTTYEITVQTKNGVSPYSESEKLTIQTKNGDVPVQSEGLTAKEVGSTIELNWKAVANSTGYNIYRAKSAYDKEGYQKIAENVTATTFVDSQLNESKYNNYYKVTAINENGEAPLSDEYTSLETVLFGKNMYIFSPYDDTKKIDELMVAIFTKQNDQANDAQFNENRFGIYFKPGDYTKTKTMPIGFYTQVAGLGRTPYEVKLNNMEVPAYTDNNNATLNFWRSAENLSVMATGDDTSYFGGWRPAQFNWGVAQAAPLRRIYSQRAVSYDWNYGWASGGYMADSLVEGKDTAGNSAGTFSGQQFYTRNSKVIGNVFGTTLNGFYQGVEAPNLPTGNNGDALVKGNGFSNWGIPTADNNQQVVTNVSTTPIIREKPFLYLDNDGEYKVFVPALTKNTKGISWSKENMGNGTSHSLSEFYIAKEGDSAGKINQQLAAGKHLFFTPGIYHAEEVIQVTKADTIVLGTGMASIIPDNTETAMKVADVDKVTIAGLIFDAGAHSKSLLEVGAKGDSKDHAKNPTLLSDLFFRVGGTTASLTKSDDALIINSNDVIGDHFWIWRADHGAGVAWDGNVSYHGLIVNGNNVTSYALFNEHFQEYNTLWNGENGATYFYQNETPYDPISQAAWMSHDNTVKGYSAYKVANQVNKHYAVGLGIYNVFIYTGPTYDASKVQIQQENAIEVPNKPGVLIENATTQTFAKSDGALQKINHIINGTGESVSSGIDQVTGEVGTGWDRKYILNYLDGVTTRGFHGSIIEQGQQPTDE from the coding sequence ATGATTAAAAAGTTATTTATTGGATTATTGGTTATTGGAGGAATAATGACGGCACCTACTACAGCTTTAGCTGAAGATGCTGTCGATAAAGGAAATTATCAACAGAACGATGCTTTTTCATATATTGTATCAGCAACTTCAGGTAAAGTGATTACAGTCAATGATGACCAATCGCTACAAGAGAGTGTGACAGAAACAACTGGGAATAATCTACAAGCAAAAGCGCTTTTTAACGTAACAAGTTATCCAGAAGTAAATCGAGTACAAATTAGCCTTTCTGGTACTCCAACGAATGTTTGGGTCAGCAACGGTGAAACGCTAAATGCTAGTGGAACGAGACAAGCAACGATTCAATCTGGAAGCTGGGAAGGATTTGAGATCGAAGTAGTGAACCCAGATTCTGGTCTGTCAAAAATCAAGAATTTTGCAGGTGATTATCTTGTTCGTGGTGGAGATGGAAAATTAGCCATTGGCGATAGCAGCAAAGCTGAATTGTTTTATATTATTTCGCCAAAATACGATGATACTAGTGTGTATATCCAACACGTAGCTTCGGGGAAATTCATTAAGGCAGACGGTATAAACGGCAATCCATTGACGGTTGATGGCGAAAAAGTGGCTGACAAAGTTAATGATGATTTACGTTTTTCAACATTATTTGGTGATTTTAATGGTGTGAATGTAATGAACTTCGTTTCTAAAAAATTCACGACACTTGCTTGGAAATCTGGTGGAGCAGAAACAGTCTTCCAAAATAGTGATATTAAAGCAGGTGGATGGGAATCGATTATTGTTGAAGGAAATGGCGATGGAACAATTTCTTTTAAAGACTCACAAAATAATTCTTATATTACAGTGAAGGACAATCATTTAGTTCGAGGTTATGCAACACCTTTAACGGATAATGAAAAATTTGTGATTCATACAGTTACAAAACCAAAAGCAGTGGAAAATGTAGTTGCCAAAGAAGTCAAAGATACTTCTGTAACGATTTCTTGGACAGGAATTAAGGACAGTATTTATACAGGGTATCAAGTGACTGCTGTTAATCCAGCAACTTTAGCTCCAATTACTAGTAAAGAAACAAAAGAAAATGAACAAACTATAACAGGGCTTACCGCAGGAACCACTTACGAAATTACAGTTCAAACAAAGAATGGTGTAAGCCCTTACTCAGAAAGCGAAAAACTAACGATTCAAACTAAAAATGGAGATGTTCCTGTACAATCAGAAGGACTAACTGCTAAAGAAGTTGGCTCAACAATTGAATTAAATTGGAAAGCTGTAGCAAATTCAACAGGCTACAATATTTATCGTGCAAAAAGTGCTTACGACAAAGAGGGGTATCAAAAAATTGCTGAAAATGTGACAGCAACTACATTTGTTGATAGCCAACTAAATGAGTCAAAATACAATAATTACTACAAAGTAACCGCAATAAATGAAAATGGTGAAGCACCATTATCAGATGAATATACGTCGTTAGAAACAGTTTTATTTGGGAAGAACATGTACATCTTCTCGCCATACGATGATACAAAGAAAATTGATGAACTGATGGTGGCTATTTTTACAAAACAAAACGATCAAGCTAATGATGCACAATTTAATGAAAATCGTTTTGGAATTTATTTTAAACCTGGTGATTATACTAAGACAAAAACAATGCCAATTGGATTCTATACTCAAGTCGCTGGTTTAGGCCGGACTCCATATGAAGTTAAGTTAAATAATATGGAAGTGCCTGCCTATACGGATAATAACAATGCAACATTGAATTTTTGGCGTTCTGCAGAAAATCTATCAGTGATGGCAACAGGAGATGACACATCTTACTTTGGCGGCTGGCGTCCAGCTCAATTTAACTGGGGCGTGGCACAAGCTGCACCACTTAGAAGAATTTATTCTCAAAGAGCCGTTAGTTACGATTGGAATTATGGTTGGGCAAGTGGCGGTTACATGGCGGATTCTCTAGTTGAAGGCAAAGATACGGCTGGAAATAGTGCAGGAACCTTCTCTGGTCAACAATTCTATACACGTAATTCCAAAGTTATTGGAAATGTATTTGGAACGACTTTAAATGGTTTTTATCAAGGTGTAGAAGCGCCTAATCTACCAACTGGAAATAATGGCGATGCACTAGTAAAAGGCAATGGTTTCAGTAATTGGGGAATTCCAACGGCAGATAACAATCAACAAGTAGTGACGAATGTAAGTACAACACCAATTATTCGTGAGAAACCATTTTTATATCTTGATAATGATGGTGAATACAAAGTTTTTGTACCAGCTTTAACTAAGAACACAAAAGGAATTTCATGGTCAAAAGAGAATATGGGGAATGGAACGAGTCACTCACTTAGCGAGTTCTATATTGCTAAAGAAGGCGATTCTGCTGGGAAAATTAATCAGCAATTAGCAGCTGGGAAACATCTATTCTTCACACCGGGAATTTATCATGCAGAAGAGGTTATTCAAGTGACAAAGGCAGATACAATTGTCCTAGGGACTGGAATGGCATCGATCATTCCTGACAACACTGAAACCGCAATGAAAGTTGCAGATGTTGACAAGGTTACTATTGCAGGATTAATTTTTGATGCTGGCGCTCACTCTAAGAGTTTATTAGAAGTTGGAGCAAAAGGCGATTCCAAAGATCATGCTAAAAATCCAACTTTATTGTCTGATTTATTCTTCCGTGTTGGGGGGACGACTGCCAGTTTAACAAAATCTGATGATGCCTTAATTATTAATAGTAATGATGTCATTGGCGATCATTTTTGGATTTGGCGTGCAGATCATGGCGCAGGTGTAGCGTGGGATGGCAATGTTTCATATCATGGATTAATCGTAAACGGCAATAACGTTACTTCCTATGCGTTATTTAATGAACATTTCCAAGAATACAATACTCTGTGGAATGGTGAAAATGGTGCAACATACTTTTACCAAAATGAAACGCCTTATGATCCAATTAGCCAAGCCGCTTGGATGTCTCATGATAATACAGTAAAAGGTTATTCAGCTTATAAAGTTGCCAATCAAGTCAATAAGCATTATGCTGTGGGACTGGGAATCTACAATGTTTTCATTTATACTGGACCAACTTATGATGCTTCAAAAGTACAAATTCAACAAGAAAATGCAATTGAAGTACCAAATAAACCAGGAGTTCTGATTGAGAATGCAACCACACAAACATTTGCTAAAAGTGATGGAGCTTTGCAAAAAATCAATCACATTATCAATGGAACTGGTGAAAGTGTCAGCAGTGGAATCGATCAAGTAACAGGTGAGGTCGGAACTGGATGGGATCGTAAATATATCTTGAATTATCTAGATGGTGTCACCACCCGTGGTTTCCACGGTAGTATTATTGAACAAGGACAGCAACCGACAGATGAATAG
- a CDS encoding HAD-IIB family hydrolase: MMFIDMDGTFVFDSSEVTKEDLHAFKEAEKICSMGIATGRSIREIEYIEEHYNIKVDYKIAFNGALVMNEKNETIVDEPIDSVSFKALMNYLKKNQLVFDALDGKKRIGNFAHEAEGTLMGLTFVQVDDPYPLIKDQKIYKLNIRPKSIEDAEKITVELKMLFTNLSIFQVGSRRIEVTGTDTSKGNALMKIRKPQTTIIAIGDSENDISMFEISNKSYCMDHAPENVRKSAEYSVPRFNDAINHFLNHTDLEG, encoded by the coding sequence ATGATGTTTATAGATATGGATGGGACCTTTGTGTTTGATTCCAGTGAAGTTACAAAAGAAGATTTACATGCATTTAAGGAAGCTGAAAAAATCTGTAGTATGGGAATTGCTACCGGTCGATCGATTCGTGAGATTGAGTATATTGAAGAGCATTATAATATTAAGGTCGATTATAAAATTGCTTTCAATGGTGCGTTAGTTATGAATGAAAAGAATGAAACCATTGTAGATGAACCAATTGATTCAGTGAGCTTTAAGGCTTTAATGAATTACCTTAAAAAAAATCAACTCGTTTTTGATGCTCTAGATGGGAAAAAGAGAATTGGAAATTTTGCCCATGAAGCAGAAGGTACTTTGATGGGATTGACCTTTGTTCAAGTCGACGATCCTTATCCTTTAATTAAAGATCAAAAAATCTATAAGCTAAATATCCGCCCTAAAAGTATAGAAGATGCTGAAAAAATTACAGTAGAATTAAAGATGCTATTTACGAATTTGTCTATTTTTCAAGTTGGAAGTCGACGAATTGAAGTCACAGGTACAGATACATCAAAGGGCAATGCATTGATGAAAATTAGAAAACCTCAAACAACAATTATTGCTATTGGGGATTCTGAAAATGATATCTCTATGTTTGAAATTTCAAATAAATCTTATTGCATGGATCATGCACCTGAAAATGTCCGTAAGAGTGCAGAGTATAGTGTGCCACGATTTAATGACGCAATTAACCATTTTTTAAATCATACTGATTTGGAGGGATAA
- a CDS encoding MgtC/SapB family protein: protein MPISAIIFRITLATVISGVIGFEREYKNRPAGIRTHILLCLGATIIALVQQSLSLDAIVRVTENPELLGVISVDQSRLIAQVVSGIGFLGAGTIIVTRTNILGLTTAATLWTVACLGITIGMGYYEIVLVGTGAIVLALTLLKKVIRISTIKKLQVKFIHRVETKEFITGYFLEKKVAIKDIDFSVDFQKDYRVYTNTYTIELPADLTYLDIIEDISVHQNVTNIKLLNV, encoded by the coding sequence ATGCCAATTTCAGCTATTATTTTTAGAATTACATTGGCAACTGTGATTTCAGGTGTGATTGGTTTTGAGCGAGAGTATAAAAATCGACCAGCTGGAATCAGAACTCATATACTTCTGTGTTTAGGGGCAACCATTATTGCACTTGTTCAACAATCTTTAAGTCTTGATGCAATCGTGCGAGTTACGGAAAACCCAGAACTATTAGGAGTGATTAGTGTCGATCAGTCCAGGTTAATTGCTCAAGTAGTAAGTGGAATTGGATTTTTAGGTGCAGGGACAATTATTGTGACGAGAACCAATATTTTGGGGCTAACAACAGCTGCAACCTTATGGACCGTCGCTTGCTTGGGCATTACTATTGGAATGGGTTACTATGAGATTGTGCTAGTGGGGACGGGTGCAATTGTTTTAGCTTTGACGTTATTAAAAAAAGTAATCCGAATTTCGACAATTAAAAAGTTGCAAGTAAAATTTATTCATCGGGTGGAGACGAAAGAATTTATTACAGGTTATTTTTTAGAAAAAAAAGTCGCCATTAAAGATATCGATTTTAGTGTTGATTTTCAAAAAGATTACCGAGTTTATACAAATACGTACACAATTGAGTTGCCGGCAGACTTAACTTATTTAGACATTATTGAAGATATCTCAGTTCATCAAAATGTAACCAATATTAAGCTGCTGAATGTGTAA
- a CDS encoding HdeD family acid-resistance protein, which produces MTQRKTDWGSLILGVLFIITALFSFQDPIGNLATIVIIFALMAILKGLFELFFRNKLKELTGIKAYVPIVTAVANIVIGAYLLFNLDIGITILPYVFATWFLIDSILGLFTLDLAKNVSTGHLWFTVIVTILGIILGLMLLFNPISSALTLSFLVGFYFMVFGINQIVYAFR; this is translated from the coding sequence ATGACACAACGTAAAACAGATTGGGGTTCATTAATTTTAGGAGTTTTATTTATTATTACCGCGTTATTTTCTTTCCAAGATCCAATTGGAAACTTAGCAACAATTGTCATTATTTTTGCACTAATGGCTATCTTAAAAGGGCTATTTGAACTATTTTTCCGAAATAAATTAAAAGAACTGACTGGAATTAAAGCCTATGTACCGATAGTTACCGCAGTTGCTAATATTGTGATTGGTGCTTACCTTTTATTCAATCTAGATATCGGCATAACTATTTTACCTTATGTATTTGCTACTTGGTTCTTAATTGATTCTATCTTAGGATTATTTACTTTAGACTTAGCTAAAAATGTAAGTACTGGACATCTTTGGTTTACTGTCATTGTAACTATCTTAGGAATTATTTTAGGCTTGATGCTTTTATTTAATCCAATTTCTTCAGCCCTAACACTTAGTTTTTTAGTTGGTTTTTACTTTATGGTCTTTGGTATCAATCAAATTGTCTATGCTTTTAGATAA
- the gap gene encoding type I glyceraldehyde-3-phosphate dehydrogenase: protein MTVKVGINGFGRIGRLVYRRLLETSSDIEVVAVNDLTSPKVLAHLLMFDTVYHQLNGTVRAEDDAIVVNDHKIKVYAERNAEDIPWKQHDVDIVIECTGFYTSAEKSEAHLKAGAKKVLISAPAGDMKTIVYNVNDDILDANDKIISVASCTTNCLAPMAKAVNDAFGIKVGTMTTIHAYTATQSLVDGPRGDNLRAARAAAQNTIPHTTGAAKAIGLVIPELKGKLKGHAQRVPTITGSVTELVTVLDKKVTEEEVNAALKAATDNNESFGYTDLEIVSSDIVGSHFGSIFDSTQTEISEFDGLQLVKTVAWYDNEYGFVTQLVRTLEKYATL, encoded by the coding sequence ATGACAGTAAAAGTTGGAATCAATGGTTTTGGAAGAATTGGCCGTTTAGTGTATAGAAGATTACTTGAAACTTCTTCGGATATCGAAGTTGTCGCAGTAAATGATTTAACAAGTCCAAAAGTATTAGCACATTTGTTGATGTTTGATACTGTTTATCATCAATTGAATGGAACCGTTCGTGCTGAGGACGATGCGATTGTCGTGAATGATCACAAGATTAAAGTGTACGCTGAACGAAATGCAGAAGACATTCCGTGGAAACAACATGATGTAGATATTGTAATTGAATGTACCGGTTTCTACACATCGGCAGAGAAATCAGAAGCACATTTGAAAGCAGGAGCGAAGAAAGTTTTAATTTCAGCACCAGCTGGCGATATGAAAACTATTGTTTATAATGTAAATGATGATATTCTTGATGCGAATGACAAAATTATTTCTGTTGCATCTTGTACAACAAACTGTTTAGCACCGATGGCTAAAGCTGTGAATGATGCATTTGGGATTAAAGTTGGTACGATGACAACGATTCATGCTTATACTGCAACTCAATCATTAGTTGATGGTCCTCGTGGTGATAATTTGAGAGCTGCTAGAGCGGCTGCACAAAATACAATTCCTCACACAACAGGCGCAGCAAAAGCAATTGGCTTAGTTATTCCAGAATTAAAAGGCAAATTAAAAGGTCATGCACAACGTGTGCCGACAATTACAGGATCAGTCACTGAATTAGTGACGGTTTTAGATAAAAAAGTAACTGAAGAAGAAGTGAATGCAGCTTTAAAAGCAGCTACAGATAATAATGAGTCATTTGGTTATACAGATTTAGAAATTGTCTCATCAGATATTGTCGGTAGTCATTTTGGTTCAATCTTTGATAGTACTCAAACTGAAATTAGTGAATTTGATGGCTTACAATTAGTTAAAACCGTTGCTTGGTATGACAATGAATATGGGTTTGTTACTCAATTAGTTCGTACGTTAGAAAAATATGCAACATTATAA
- a CDS encoding GntR family transcriptional regulator yields the protein MNKPVKKSSQPLHKMIKDDLLNKLESGFYPENTIIPTELELADIYQVSRPTVRQAISVLVADGYLERKKRKGTMVKRKKIDQAFTQVIQSFESEMLQKGLIPKTTVLSLKKDSANFEVAESLALVEGAPIFKLMRLRYALEEPVVLVTTYVPAHLFKGFLTVDFEKNSLYQIMSDMGYPVSSIKRKLDVLKADETTSDLLSIEENDPIFYFHSTGFTKEKIPVEYSISKYRGDLNSFEFEITTE from the coding sequence GTGAATAAGCCAGTAAAGAAAAGTAGCCAACCCTTGCATAAGATGATTAAGGATGATTTACTAAATAAACTAGAATCGGGTTTTTATCCCGAAAATACAATTATTCCCACTGAACTAGAGTTGGCAGATATTTACCAAGTTAGTCGTCCAACAGTCAGACAAGCGATTTCGGTTCTGGTTGCTGATGGGTATTTGGAACGCAAAAAACGCAAAGGCACAATGGTAAAACGTAAAAAAATTGATCAAGCTTTTACTCAAGTGATTCAAAGTTTTGAATCGGAGATGTTACAAAAAGGCTTGATTCCTAAGACAACTGTACTTTCTTTGAAAAAGGATTCTGCTAATTTTGAAGTGGCAGAGAGTTTAGCTTTAGTTGAAGGAGCTCCAATATTTAAGTTAATGCGTTTGCGTTATGCGCTTGAAGAACCTGTTGTGTTAGTAACAACGTATGTGCCAGCTCATTTATTTAAAGGCTTTTTAACGGTTGATTTTGAAAAAAATTCTCTGTATCAGATCATGAGCGATATGGGCTATCCTGTTTCTTCAATTAAGCGCAAGTTAGACGTGTTAAAAGCGGATGAAACAACTAGTGATTTACTATCGATTGAGGAAAATGATCCGATTTTTTATTTTCATTCTACTGGTTTTACCAAGGAAAAGATTCCTGTAGAATATTCAATTTCAAAATACCGCGGAGATTTAAATTCTTTTGAATTTGAGATTACCACAGAATAG
- a CDS encoding PTS transporter subunit EIIC, with product MKEKNKLVLAFEQFGRVLLLPVSILPGAGIILGIGAAFTNPNTLNLYPFLNNSVFQFIMNLFVTLGNVVFGNLPVIFAIGVAVGLAKSEKGSAALSGFVGFIVLHKVLNFLLIQAGTLVVTDGMDGGDAKFALAKSMQTSVLGIQTIDLNVFGGIITGLVIFWVHKKTLKIRVPEVLGFFSGPRLVPIMSILVMTVVAGILFIVWPFVQMGISTLSMMIIKSGYGGTFLYGILERALLPFGLHHGLNLPVMTTDLGGVWTIDGQQVGGTINAYMASLTSPDITTIDPSITRFNAGKFVYFMFGLPAAAYAMYKTAKPEKRKAVASLLFAAALTSFVTGITEPIEFTFLFAAPMLYAAHAVMAGLILMITQMVGAAVMAPMGHGLINFTIYGVIQGFKTHWYMIPIVGIFCGIMYYSVFKFMILKFNLKTPGREDGDEEVKLATKDEVRNKYNINQEDKKAKKSETDAALDAQALALIECHGGQENIVDVDACITRLRITVKDKDLVQGERIKSELGAKGFVESNMQMQSIYGGHANVLKNRIIELVEEGI from the coding sequence ATGAAGGAAAAAAACAAACTGGTTTTAGCTTTTGAACAATTTGGACGTGTGCTGTTATTGCCAGTGTCGATTTTGCCTGGAGCAGGAATTATTTTAGGGATTGGAGCAGCTTTTACTAATCCGAATACGTTAAATTTGTATCCATTTTTAAACAATTCCGTATTTCAATTTATTATGAACTTATTTGTAACTTTAGGAAATGTTGTTTTTGGAAATTTACCAGTCATTTTTGCAATTGGAGTAGCAGTCGGCTTAGCTAAATCTGAAAAAGGTTCAGCTGCCTTATCAGGATTTGTTGGATTTATTGTGCTGCATAAGGTGCTGAACTTTTTGCTGATTCAAGCGGGAACGTTAGTAGTGACTGACGGTATGGACGGCGGTGACGCTAAATTTGCTTTAGCGAAAAGCATGCAAACGTCAGTATTAGGAATTCAAACGATTGATTTAAATGTATTTGGTGGAATTATTACAGGTTTAGTTATTTTCTGGGTACATAAAAAGACTCTGAAAATTCGCGTGCCAGAAGTATTGGGCTTTTTCAGTGGTCCGCGTTTAGTGCCGATTATGAGTATTTTAGTAATGACGGTTGTTGCAGGGATTTTATTTATTGTTTGGCCATTTGTGCAAATGGGAATCTCAACATTATCTATGATGATTATTAAATCAGGTTATGGTGGAACGTTCTTATATGGTATTTTGGAACGTGCATTATTGCCATTCGGTTTGCATCATGGCTTGAATTTGCCAGTAATGACAACGGATTTAGGTGGTGTCTGGACAATTGATGGTCAACAAGTTGGAGGTACAATTAATGCCTATATGGCTTCATTAACAAGTCCTGATATTACAACGATTGATCCAAGTATCACACGTTTCAATGCAGGGAAATTCGTTTACTTTATGTTTGGGCTTCCAGCAGCAGCTTATGCGATGTATAAAACAGCGAAGCCAGAAAAACGTAAAGCGGTGGCTTCGTTATTATTTGCAGCCGCATTAACTTCATTTGTAACAGGAATTACTGAACCAATTGAATTTACCTTTTTATTCGCAGCACCAATGTTGTATGCAGCACATGCGGTAATGGCAGGGTTGATTTTGATGATTACGCAAATGGTTGGAGCAGCAGTGATGGCACCGATGGGGCATGGTTTAATTAATTTTACAATTTACGGCGTGATTCAAGGGTTTAAAACTCATTGGTATATGATTCCAATAGTTGGAATTTTCTGTGGGATTATGTACTACTCTGTCTTTAAATTTATGATTTTGAAGTTTAATTTAAAAACACCTGGTCGTGAAGATGGGGATGAAGAAGTGAAGTTAGCTACTAAAGACGAAGTGAGAAACAAATACAACATCAATCAAGAGGATAAAAAAGCAAAGAAATCGGAAACAGATGCTGCACTGGATGCACAAGCATTGGCTTTAATTGAGTGTCACGGTGGGCAAGAAAATATTGTGGATGTTGACGCATGTATTACGCGTTTGCGAATTACAGTGAAGGATAAAGATTTAGTTCAAGGAGAACGTATCAAATCAGAACTTGGCGCAAAAGGTTTTGTGGAATCTAATATGCAAATGCAATCAATTTATGGTGGACATGCAAATGTGTTAAAAAATCGTATTATTGAGTTAGTTGAAGAAGGTATTTAA